CAAACGACCGGACTTGAAACTGGCAGGATGAAGGAGTGCCCGACCAGAACGTGTCAACGCCCGCTTCCGTGCTCGACGACCTGCGATGGCGTGGGCTGATCGCCCAGTCGACCGACGAACGGGAGTTGGCCGTCGCCCTCGCCGGGGAGCCGATCACGTTCTACGCGGGATTCGATCCCACCGCTCCCAGCCTCCACATCGGCAACCTGGTGCAGCTGCTGACGATGCGGCGCATCCAGAACGCCGGACACTTCCCGTTGGGACTGGTCGGTGGGGCCACCGGGATGATCGGCGATCCCCGGATGTCCGGAGAGCGGGTGCTCAACGACGCGGACACCGTCGCCGGTTGGGTCAAGAGGATCCAGACTCAGGTGGAGAAGTACCTGGACTTCGACGGTCCACACGCCGCCCGCATCGTGAACAACCTCGACTGGACCGGGCCGATGAGCGCCATCGACTTCCTCCGGGACGTCGGGAAGCACTTCCGGATGGGTCGCATGTTGGCCAAGGACACGGTGGCCAACCGCTTGAACAGCGATGAAGGCCTCTCCTTCACCGAGTTCAGCTACCAGATCCTGCAGGGCATGGACTTCCTGGAGCTCTACCGGCGGTACGGCTGTGTCCTGCAGACCGGCGGCAGCGACCAGTGGGGCAACCTGACCAGTGGGACCGAACTGATCCGCAAGGTCGAGGGCCGGGCGGTCCACGCCATGGCGACACCCCTGATCACCAAGGCTGACGGCACCAAGTTCGGCAAGACGGAGTCGGGAACGGTGTGGCTCGACGGTGAGCTGACGTCGCCGTATGCCTTCTACCAGTTCTGGTTCAACACCGAGGATGCCTCGGTCGACTCCCACCTCAAGGTCT
This window of the Nakamurella panacisegetis genome carries:
- the tyrS gene encoding tyrosine--tRNA ligase, which translates into the protein MPDQNVSTPASVLDDLRWRGLIAQSTDERELAVALAGEPITFYAGFDPTAPSLHIGNLVQLLTMRRIQNAGHFPLGLVGGATGMIGDPRMSGERVLNDADTVAGWVKRIQTQVEKYLDFDGPHAARIVNNLDWTGPMSAIDFLRDVGKHFRMGRMLAKDTVANRLNSDEGLSFTEFSYQILQGMDFLELYRRYGCVLQTGGSDQWGNLTSGTELIRKVEGRAVHAMATPLITKADGTKFGKTESGTVWLDGELTSPYAFYQFWFNTEDASVDSHLKVFSFRSREELEALAEATATRPHAREAQRALASEMTTLVHGEAATNSVIAASGALFGRGDLSEIDSSTLGAALTEAGLTEITGPLPTVVELLRESGLAASGSEARRTIAEGGANINNQRITDPDHVPSPGDLLHGRYLVVRRGKKAVAGISVAAGS